In Salvia miltiorrhiza cultivar Shanhuang (shh) chromosome 4, IMPLAD_Smil_shh, whole genome shotgun sequence, the DNA window ataattatcattacattttATATAAAGTCGAAACTTTACattttcaaatttgaattttcattaagtaaatgatgttgattattttatttttaaaacgtAGGAGTAGTATTTAAcatttgcttatatttatttattaatttatgtatatatGTCGTTTAATATCGATGCTTGCCGTGCATCGCATGGACGggcatattaatattatataaaagagcattATAACAACAATATTTTACCGCcatattttctctctcacacTTTCTCCTTCAGACGTTTCTCTCTTCAATTCATCCATTATTCTCACTTCATTTAACGTAATCCACGATTATTTCTTCATTTAACATTGTTGAATTTCATTTTTACatcaacaatttcaaaaatcaaaataattcccATTGTTTGAAACCCTTTGCATCTAAATAAGTTAGGATGTTAAAAGTAGAGACAGAATTCCAAATTTCACCACGCCCTAATATTTGAAACTGCAAGTTTGATAAATGATTTTACCAAAATACAATCAGTGGCCATCAATACAGAACTGattgaaggaaccatattttgatatacggttcgtgtgcccacgatccatttcggatatctaacaagtacatacaaaaaccataatcctacaaggtagtaaaagaagtatacctgcgaaacgagaagtgatcgactccagagttgatcttccgaattgttcccacggcaagattcaacgttggatggcaacgatcttcgaaTCCTTATCTCAATCTAGAGAATTGCAAATCACctatctctctctaactctTTCTCAcacactcttttttttttttttttcacttgttCTCTGCACACTTTCATGCTAAAAATATAGCAAAAGCATAGCAAAAGTGAAAAGGTAATGATGTGCATGACTAAGCACCAACTTTCATTCCTTTACCATCACTTTCGGCTAGTGATAGTTTAAACAATAGCAAAAGTTAAAGTTGGACAATCATGgtcatttaattattatttagaataaataataatGCCCATCATTATAATTAAGAGAAAGATCCTTTAGAGAATTGGTACATTGTTCTCTTGAGATTTAAACCTATATTTGGGCCAaccggggatctactagctcgaataaagtttggcctcccagtgctcgattttcttattcagcccagaatataaatcgagacactagtattaatttattccactagaaaattaatactgaattacctctttattctttaggtgagtcggggctagtattagacttaattaatctccgtgtttaagatatcgaatatccattaattaattaattcctctgacggtcaattaattaattaattagtcgtttaattataaacgacatctcgagtgctaccacttaaacttattatcgtatcagaactaattccacctgcagggtttaatacgataaacttattaagttcctcaagaggatattatcatcctgttatcagtaggacacggatccttattgcaatataatcgcatatcaaataataattgttatcacTCAAAGTATCGAGTATCTTGAACTTCAACAGAgttctcacccatgataaatcaaagtaataatcaattaattatttacaccgattaattcaattaaggttaaattatttaagtcaccgagatcttgattcttaattagtcagaatataagaattcatctcactgtgatcctgttcaatacacgaaggtactaacataaacaaatagccaagacaaactatttatccatttatgctacaatctaaaccagcaactcgtccatagttgcctcgattgtgaactcaatttatatctcaactttttccaattatatgatcttctgtgatctacaacacaccatataatctatagtatgagataaattggactataataggattatgcaataacaataattcagataggaaaatagtagtgaataaggtatcaatatatacaagcataaaagtgttgctttaagtatataacccttcaattctcccacttatactaaagcaaacttttagtatacaacgtGACTAATAAACTGATAATATCCTAGCTATCCACTCACTTGTAAATCTCTATTAcaaattctcccacttatactaaagtttagTTTAGTATCGGGAGGTCACGAACTCCAAGGTcttcaacatgcttgttgaacaccgcaccaggaagactcttcgtgaaaggatcagcaagattatcaactcccgcaatatgTAGTAATGCAacatcaccatgcttgaccactgaccgaatgtaatgatacttgccatcaatgtgtttcatggattgatgacatcttgaatccttggTATTCATAATAGCAGCCtcattatcacaataaattgtaaTACATTTAGGCAAGctaggaatcacatcaatctcagctagaaagttcctgagccatacagcctctttagcagcttcacaagcagctacatactcggcttccatggtggatagtgaattgcatttctgctttacacttctccacacaatggctccacctccaaacataaacacatagccagtagtagaccgcctcttgtccttatcaccttgataatcggcgTCTACATACCCTACTGGTGTCAGATCAtgagactggtaaactagcgcatactccttagtccgtttaagatacttgagtatgtgctttacagcagtccaatgagcttgacctggattcgcTTGATATCTAGCCACAATGCCAACGGCAAAACATATATCAGGCCTGGTACACTacatcgcatacatgagacttCCTACAGCCGAAGCATAAGGAACTGTCTTCATGCTCGCTATTTGCTCAGGTGTTGTGGGACACAAAGCTTTAGATAGCGGaacaccatgtctgaaaggtagaaatCCTTTCTTAgcattctgcatgctgaaccgtgccaaaacagtgtcaatgtaggatgcttgagacaaactcaacattctcttagatcggtcacgaccaatctttattccgagaatatatgctgcctctcccagatccttcatttcaaactgttgggataaccaatccttaatgccagacaatacattcacattatcactaatgagaagtatgtcatccacatagagtataaggaaAACCAAACTCTCATCGATACAGACCCTATAAACGCAGctatcgttgacacactgctcaaaaccataagttttgaccacgtcatcAAAACGTTTATTCCAAgatcgtgaagcttgcttaagtccataaatagacttcttaagcttccaaaCTAGATGCTCTTCACCTTTCTTGAAGAACCCTtctggttgtagcatatagatATCTCTATCTTCTTCAAGATATccattcaagaatgcggtcttgacatccatttgccataCCTCAAGGTTCACATGGGCTGCCATGGACAAGAGAaatcggatagacttaagcatggctactggcgaaaaagtttcctcaaaatcgataccaggtcgttgagtataacctttcgccatcagtctcgctttgaaggccgtaaccttcccatccggtcctctcttgcgtttgtatacccatttgcTACCAATGGCCTTTCGACCCTCAGgtagcaaacatttctcgtatacatccatggcagtTATGGATTCAAATTCTGAAACCATACATGCCTCCCACTCAAGAGCATCCGGATCTGCTAGTGCTTCGgagtaagtccagggatcttcttcGATAAGCCCATCGTCAATTGAATCTTTAGATTTATTGACAAATGCATATCGACTGGGCAGTTTGCCCTTTGATTCCCTCTCACTTCGACGTGGCACTATTTCAGATTCGGTATCGACATTCTGTGCCTTTTCTGATGAGACCTGCggtactacatcttgcacaattggCTGAATTGGCTGACTTGTCGTGCCAATTTCTTTGACCTCTCCGAATATAATTTTACTCTTACTTTTATGGTTATTTATGTAGTCAtcttccaagaatcttgcgTTAGTGCTAATAACGACTTTTTGATCTttaggacaataaaaataaccccctttcgttcctctaggatatcctataaacaactttacttcagttctagagctcaacttatcggcatccttgttcagcacgtgtgctggactgccccaaacccggatgtggttaagagaaggcttgcgccctgaccacagctcggacggggtcttagcaaccgacttagaaggcactaagtttagaatgtaaccagctgtttctaaggcatatccccaaaacgaaatgggTAAAGTAGCAAAACTCATCATCGATCTAACCATCTCaagaagagttctatttcttctctctgccacaccattctgttggggtgtacccggtgtagtcaactgagatgtaatcccagattctaacaagtatgctctaaactcgttactgaggtattcgccaccgcggtcagatcgcaatgacttgatacttttacctTGTCGCTTTtctacttccgccttgaatatttgaaacttgtcaaagcattcagacttgtagcgcaacaagtaaatgtacccgtaccttgagtaatcgtcaatgaaagtgacaaaatactcgtaccctccacgagcttgagtggacataggtccgcacaagtcagaatgaaccagttccaacacttctttggccctataccccttggccttgaaaggccgaGTCGTCATCTTTTCTTCTAGACAGGATTCGCAGACTGGGATTGGTTCTACTTGAAGAGACTCCAAGATACCATCGgaaaccagtctttggatcctccttagattgatgtgacccaatcgtaggtgccaaagaagagtttggttctcTAGAGAAGAagcttttctcttcttttggtttgtagtcaaagtaaaagcagatgaagaataatcAAATGGACATGTaaaagtataaagagaatcagccgcacttctaaataaaacttgaccatctttaatgaatactgcactgtcttctaaaagaacagaatatccatactttcgtaattgaatggtagaaatcaagtttttccgaaaacccggaacatagagtacatctcttaaaaataaaacatgtttatcaattaataaattcacatctccaattgaaacaacgggtaagcttgcttcatttcccatggagagtgacagctcgcctccactaagctcccttgtccgcaggaacccctgcaaggtgtaacaaacatggtcagttgcacccgagtcaacaacccattgatgggaagatctcgaAACTGAGTATGTTTCCGTTACAAGAGCAGtagaaataccttgagctttcttcatcatgggACAGTCGGATTTCCAATGTCCAGTTTTCTGACACTTGAAGCACTTGCCTTTCCCTTTTGGCTTTTTAATGCCTCCGGTAGGGCCTGgcttcttcttgctcccacctttttcttggcctttcttgccatggggccctttcttcttcctacctttcggtggaaaactgggtcctgtggcagtggccaaagcctgtggactctttcccatgaccccctcggccgctaccaactcattaagcagttcatttagagtgaactttttcttgcccattacggcattgagtcggaagttttcgtaggatttgggcagagtttggagaaccatgtctaccttaatggcatcctcgattcctccaccgagcacgtccagctcattgaaatgattaatcattccaagcacgtgctcgcgcacagacgaaccttccgtcatctttgaagacatgagtttcctcatgagttcaaaacggactgatcggtctgattccccaaagagctcctcgaggttccttataattgcagccgcagtctccaacgactgatgttgcagctgcaacgcagaagacatagtggtcataatataagctTTCGTCATATTATTCGCCCTATGCCACCGCTTATGGGCCTCCCTTTGCTCTTCAGAAGACCGAGTAGTAAGGTTCGCGGGAGcaggagtagtaagcacaaacttatactcctccgcgtctaggacaaatcccagattgcgcttccattccgaaaaattcggaccagtaagcggcttagcagataaaacattcaaaagcggggtaatagtcatatctgaaatattaaacaaacaaatgcaaataagaaaacacgttattgcataaagattcgtagcaataatattgtaaccttttgataaaacaatattattgaaacctccgttagcccaatcgaattacacgcaagccacgttcgtgtggacgtttacgcgctcttcgtttgaccagacacccagtctttggtctcattccattttcaacttatccttatgaaaaaatgggaccaataaacggaccttgtctagaccacgcaatttcaagaagggactccgttggggagttgtacttgaaataaacgcctaagctatgaccacagtttagtcaactttatgactatcttttattttaaccccttctagaataatccatgaaagactaacccgtgcaagccacgttcgtgtggacgtttacacgagaagctcccactattctcaaggttaaaataattaattttaatcatttcTAGAATAATTCGcagaaattaatacatgcaagtcacgatagtgtgaacgtttacatgcaaaaactcccacttattcacaagattaaaatattttttaatttagaagtttaaccgacaaaagctgcaaattaataacgagtgcaagccacgttcgtgtggacgtttacaccaattatcaatttactttgtcttaaaccaactgtggaggtctatatcaattttatttaaaaaattgaattatccgcttagtcttttacttcaaaaagtttacaggttaaatcacgttgacacggaaaacttaagcatgcatttctataacacatgtaataaaacatgctcgcttgaaattctaaaacatgcttagagAAAACGTGATAACACCTAGCATGATATACTATGCGCATTTAAAAccacaaaaaaaatatcatgCTTCTAAAAAACACCTTAACGGTGATTAAATTCCACGACATAAAAGAaacccgaaaaaaaaaattgtcgtcTTATCGTGGAAACCTGGAACCTGTTCTTCCCTGCCTATTTTATtacaaatgaataaaataagggaaattaaattctaatctattacataatAGATTTCTTCGTCTTTTGGCAAGTCTCGTCGTCCGCGAAACACTCCATCCATTAAGTagcccaaattaaataaaagatcccaaattaattaaatcaaagaggctcaaattaattaaataaaagagcccaaattattaagctcaaattaatttaattaaataggcccaacttaatttaattaaataggtccaatatatttaatttaagaggCCCAAAAGAGAGCCCAATGGAATTAAATCATAGAAGTCCAAAAGATAGGCCCAATTCGTCAaactgtcgctgaacaggtcagccaacttcaacgctccgtttgacccctcaaatgaactccaatcgtattttatgcagaaatacgacttcttcgtctttgaaagagctttccgtggccacttgtttcacctcaatcggacttctgtagaggaagttatagctgttcttcggagactgccagaacttgatttcctgcgagaGGCACGGCGACACCGGCTGAATTCCGGCACCGGGCGACCAGCGGGAGCCCGGAATTTCTGTGCTTCTCCATTTTGCATTCTATCACCCTCTGTTCTTGATTTCTATTGTTCTCCAATAGATaaaccaacaaaaaaaaaatacaaatggaaatcctaatctaatcaCGCATAGCTTGTCGTGATTTCAAGATTACAGGCCAAGATCgacaaatcaaataaatgatCCACGATAAGACGACGAACAATATACAAAACCTGCATATTGATATAGCAAAGTTCTACCAAGATCTAATGGTTTTACTACTCATTAATCCGATAGAGCCGAAATGTCCGGaccttggctctgataccaattgaaggaaccatattttgatatactgttcgtgtgcccacgatccatttcggatatctaacaagtacatacaaaaaccataatcctacaaggtagtaaaagaagtatacctgcgaaacgagaagtgatcgactccagagttgatcttccgaattgttcccacggcaagattcaacgttggatggcaacgatcttcgaaTCCTTATCTCAATCTAGAGAATTGCAAATCACctatctctctctaactctTTCTCAcacactcttttttttttttttcacttgttCTCTGCACACTTTCATGCTAAAAATATAGCAAAAGCATAGCAAAAGTGAAAAGGTAATGATGTGCATGACTAAGCACCAACTTTCATTCCTTTACCATCACTTTCGGCTAGTGATAGTTTAAACAATAGCAAAAGTTAAAGTTGGACAATCATGgtcatttaattattatttagaataaataataatGCCCATCATTATAATTAAGAGAAAGATCCTTTAGAGAATTGGTACATTGTTCTCTTGAGATTTAAGCCTATATTTGGGCCAaccggggatctactagctcgaataaagtttggcctcccagtgctcgattttcttattcagcccagaatataaatcgagacactagtattaatttattccactagaaaattaatactgaattacctctttattctttaggtgagtcggggctagtattagacttaattaatctccgtgtttaagatatcgaatatccattaattaattaattcctctgacggtcaattaattaattaattagtcgtttaattataaacgacatctcgagtgctaccacttaaacttattatcgtatcggaactaattccacctgcagagtttaatacgataaacttattaagttcctcaagaggatattatcatcctgttatcagcaggacacggatccttattgcaatataatcgcatatcaaataataattgttatcacTCAAAGTATCGAGTATCTTGAACTTCAACAGAgttctcacccatgataaatcaaagtaataatcaattaattatttacaccgattaattcaattaaggttaaattatttaagtcaccgagatcttgattcttaattagtcagaatataagaattcatctcactgtgatcctgttcaatacacgaaggtactagcataaataaatagccaagacaaactatttatccatttatgctacaatctaaaccagcaactcgtccatagttgcctcgattgtgaactcaatttatatctcaactttttccaattatatgatcttctgtgatctacaacacaccatataatctatagtatgagataaattggactataataggattatgcaataacaataattcagataggaaaatagtagtgaataaggtatcaatatatacaa includes these proteins:
- the LOC131020087 gene encoding glycine-rich RNA-binding protein RZ1A-like, which gives rise to MGKKKFTLNELLNELVAAEGVMGKSPQALATATGPSFPPKGRKKKGPHGKKGQEKGGSKKKPGPTGGIKKPKGKGKCFKCQKTGHWKSDCPMMKKAQGVPADKGA